The Kitasatospora sp. NBC_00374 genome has a segment encoding these proteins:
- a CDS encoding roadblock/LC7 domain-containing protein, with translation MTLSTSRPVIEDPSWVLNPITEVSKEVKHALILSSDGMVIGATEGLLRETAEGISAMTAALHGAARAAANAALEAADGTPVTTITVQNTHGTYMIMPAGARTNTFIAVAGGLDMPMGTVAHIMARQAKKLGEQLMFVPARTQGAS, from the coding sequence GTGACCCTCTCCACCTCGCGCCCTGTGATCGAGGACCCGTCGTGGGTCCTGAATCCCATCACCGAAGTCAGCAAAGAGGTCAAGCACGCCCTGATCCTGTCGAGCGACGGCATGGTCATCGGCGCAACGGAAGGGCTCCTTCGCGAGACCGCGGAAGGCATCTCCGCCATGACGGCCGCCCTTCACGGCGCGGCCCGCGCCGCGGCCAACGCGGCGTTGGAAGCCGCGGACGGGACCCCCGTCACGACCATCACCGTGCAGAACACCCACGGCACGTACATGATCATGCCGGCCGGTGCCCGCACCAACACCTTCATCGCCGTGGCAGGCGGCCTCGACATGCCCATGGGTACGGTCGCGCACATCATGGCCCGCCAGGCGAAGAAGCTCGGCGAACAACTCATGTTCGTCCCGGCCCGCACACAGGGGGCGTCATGA
- a CDS encoding prenyltransferase/squalene oxidase repeat-containing protein — protein MNDHQYGEAGTSLATALVEHPPVDDTHIGAATRLISAVDADPWGSVRPSLYETARVLSTAPWLPGGQTRVDHLLREQAGDGSWGEGPAPYRLLPTLSAVEAVLVVLERGPVAGDAADRLAAAAAGGLAALGALPQAGPWPDTAAAEILVPSLVAAVNGRLDQPRIADLPHLGPWHRGSRPVVPGGYHAAAPEAVARKCRAAGGVPLKLHHTFEGVAGHLPNTLLPEADGLLGSSPAATAAWLASARHSPQQQRAADELAAVAHRYGGLFPEAAPITVFERLWVAAALARAGLASSGMPTLRKWADRLYDPEGVRGTPGLMVDADDTAMAVLVAALVDRPRDPAPLAIFDNGHHYDCYIGEDTGSLSANAHALQALHAYLRHRPEAAETHRPVIRRVADWLIEHQQPQGHWTDKWHASPYYATERCVTALASLPGPRGRRALQAATAWVLTTQHGDGSWGVWGGTAEETAYAVKILLSASETARQPQHTRALDRAETFLHEAAHTPGHRHPALWHDKTLYAPEAMIQAEVTAARHLLRTRHETEYLP, from the coding sequence ATGAACGACCACCAGTACGGCGAGGCCGGCACATCCCTGGCGACGGCCCTCGTCGAGCACCCGCCGGTGGACGACACCCACATCGGCGCAGCGACGAGGCTGATCAGCGCGGTCGACGCCGACCCCTGGGGCAGCGTCCGCCCGTCCCTGTACGAAACGGCCCGCGTGCTGTCCACGGCGCCGTGGCTGCCCGGCGGACAGACCCGGGTCGACCACCTGCTGCGCGAGCAGGCCGGCGACGGCAGTTGGGGCGAGGGGCCCGCGCCCTACCGTCTCCTGCCGACGCTGAGCGCCGTCGAGGCCGTACTCGTGGTACTGGAGCGAGGACCCGTGGCCGGCGATGCGGCGGACCGTCTCGCCGCGGCGGCGGCCGGCGGGCTCGCCGCGCTCGGCGCCCTGCCGCAGGCCGGGCCGTGGCCGGACACCGCGGCCGCCGAAATCCTCGTCCCGAGCCTGGTCGCCGCCGTCAACGGGCGACTTGACCAGCCCCGGATCGCCGACCTTCCGCACCTCGGGCCCTGGCACCGCGGCTCACGTCCCGTCGTCCCGGGCGGCTACCACGCTGCGGCACCCGAAGCGGTCGCACGCAAGTGCCGAGCCGCCGGGGGAGTCCCGCTCAAGCTCCACCACACCTTCGAAGGCGTCGCCGGACACCTCCCGAACACCCTGCTGCCCGAAGCGGACGGGCTGCTCGGCAGCTCCCCGGCCGCCACCGCGGCCTGGCTCGCCTCCGCACGCCACTCCCCGCAGCAGCAGCGTGCGGCCGACGAGCTCGCCGCTGTGGCACACCGCTACGGCGGCCTCTTCCCGGAAGCGGCACCGATCACGGTCTTCGAGCGGCTCTGGGTCGCCGCCGCGCTGGCCCGTGCCGGCCTGGCGTCCTCCGGCATGCCCACCCTGCGGAAGTGGGCCGACCGCCTCTACGACCCCGAGGGCGTCCGAGGCACACCCGGACTGATGGTGGACGCCGACGACACCGCCATGGCCGTACTCGTCGCGGCCCTCGTCGACCGGCCCCGCGACCCCGCTCCGCTCGCCATCTTCGACAACGGCCACCACTACGACTGCTACATCGGCGAGGACACCGGATCCCTCAGTGCCAACGCGCACGCCCTCCAGGCCCTCCACGCCTACCTCCGCCACCGCCCCGAAGCCGCGGAGACGCACCGACCCGTCATACGCCGGGTAGCCGACTGGCTCATCGAGCACCAACAGCCGCAGGGCCACTGGACCGACAAGTGGCACGCCTCCCCCTACTACGCCACCGAGCGGTGCGTCACCGCGCTGGCCTCCCTTCCCGGCCCCCGAGGGCGCCGGGCGCTCCAGGCAGCCACCGCATGGGTGCTGACCACCCAACACGGGGACGGGTCGTGGGGCGTCTGGGGCGGCACCGCCGAGGAGACCGCCTACGCCGTGAAGATCCTGCTCAGCGCGTCCGAGACGGCGCGGCAGCCGCAGCACACCCGCGCCCTGGACCGCGCCGAGACCTTCCTGCACGAGGCAGCCCACACGCCCGGCCACCGGCACCCCGCCCTCTGGCACGACAAGACCCTGTACGCACCGGAAGCAATGATCCAGGCCGAGGTCACCGCCGCCCGCCACCTGCTGCGGACCCGCCACGAAACGGAGTACCTCCCGTGA
- a CDS encoding cytochrome P450, giving the protein MTATPPAAPVRIHGPEHDADPRRSYELLRLQGPVGLAEISPGVVVHLVTDYRAALDLLHDTDTWSKDTRPWMDQVPPDSPLMPHVQWRPSLFFADGAQHAHLRSVITDSFSLLDPHDVRDLTFRYADTLLQRFAEDGEVDLVAQYAQQIPLMVFNALFGMPDEYASRLLEALTGMVSSDPEQMARGAQSLNEYLTTLYAAKAQKRGHDLTSWFIDHPNGLSPEDVLQQVIIVLGAGNEPLTNLIASTLARMLSDDRYFGNLTTGSLPIQHAIDEALWNDSPLANYSLHFPRQEVDFYGTVIPVGSPVMVSYAAANSCPHANPPKEGHRSGSKAHLAFAAGPHACPARSTAVLVATAAIERLTSYLPDIKLAVPAEELTYHGGPIYRSLTALPARFIPLTRDAKGATPWHRPSGSSGPAGPARDLASA; this is encoded by the coding sequence GTGACCGCCACTCCTCCCGCAGCCCCGGTGCGCATCCACGGGCCAGAGCACGACGCGGACCCCCGGCGCAGCTACGAACTGCTGCGCCTGCAGGGGCCGGTCGGCCTTGCGGAGATCTCGCCCGGTGTCGTCGTCCACCTGGTCACCGACTACCGGGCCGCACTCGACCTCCTCCACGACACGGACACCTGGTCCAAGGACACCCGCCCGTGGATGGACCAGGTCCCGCCGGACAGCCCCCTCATGCCGCACGTGCAGTGGCGGCCCAGCCTGTTCTTCGCCGACGGCGCCCAGCACGCCCACCTGCGCAGCGTCATCACGGACAGCTTCAGCCTTCTGGACCCGCACGACGTCCGCGACCTGACCTTCCGTTACGCCGACACGCTCCTCCAGCGGTTCGCGGAGGACGGCGAGGTCGACCTGGTCGCCCAGTACGCGCAGCAGATACCCCTGATGGTCTTCAACGCGCTGTTCGGCATGCCCGACGAGTACGCCTCCCGGCTCCTGGAGGCCCTCACCGGCATGGTGAGCTCCGATCCCGAGCAGATGGCCCGGGGTGCGCAGTCGCTGAACGAGTACCTCACCACCCTGTACGCCGCCAAGGCCCAGAAGCGCGGACACGACCTGACCTCGTGGTTCATCGACCACCCGAACGGGCTGAGCCCGGAGGACGTCCTCCAGCAGGTCATCATCGTTCTCGGCGCGGGCAACGAACCGCTGACCAACCTCATCGCCAGCACGCTCGCCCGCATGCTCTCGGACGACCGCTACTTCGGCAACCTCACCACCGGGAGCCTGCCGATCCAGCACGCGATCGACGAGGCACTGTGGAACGACTCCCCGCTGGCGAACTACAGCCTTCACTTCCCCCGGCAGGAGGTCGACTTCTACGGCACGGTCATCCCGGTCGGTTCGCCCGTGATGGTCTCCTACGCGGCCGCCAACTCCTGCCCGCACGCCAACCCGCCGAAGGAGGGCCACCGCTCCGGCAGCAAGGCCCACCTCGCGTTCGCCGCAGGCCCTCACGCCTGCCCGGCCCGCTCCACCGCGGTCCTCGTCGCCACCGCGGCGATCGAACGGCTCACCTCCTACCTGCCCGACATCAAGCTCGCCGTACCCGCGGAGGAGCTGACCTACCACGGCGGCCCGATCTACCGGAGCCTGACGGCACTGCCGGCCCGCTTCATCCCGCTCACCCGTGACGCCAAGGGAGCCACCCCCTGGCACCGGCCCTCCGGATCGTCCGGGCCGGCCGGACCCGCCAGGGACCTCGCGTCGGCGTAG
- a CDS encoding DUF742 domain-containing protein encodes MSRAPQRRRMIPSYLATRGVGTPTRNTLQSLMAVVATGLPPAPHHTPVQQRIISLLTGGALTVSETAAYLRLQTGVCKVLVSQLLDGGHLQVRVPAPDALLPDAHADRPSKELLEEVLSGLRALRQH; translated from the coding sequence ATGAGCCGCGCCCCGCAACGGCGGCGGATGATCCCCAGCTACCTGGCGACCCGAGGCGTCGGCACCCCGACCCGCAACACCCTCCAGTCGCTCATGGCTGTGGTCGCCACGGGTCTTCCGCCCGCCCCGCACCACACGCCCGTGCAACAGCGGATCATCTCGCTGCTCACGGGCGGCGCCCTGACCGTCAGTGAGACGGCTGCCTACCTCCGTCTGCAGACCGGTGTGTGCAAGGTCCTGGTCTCCCAACTCCTCGACGGCGGCCACCTGCAGGTCCGCGTGCCGGCCCCGGACGCCCTGCTCCCCGACGCGCATGCCGACCGTCCGTCCAAAGAACTCCTGGAAGAGGTGCTGAGTGGACTCCGCGCGCTCAGGCAGCACTAG
- a CDS encoding ATP/GTP-binding protein: protein MYLPEDDHQRLKILVAGPLGIGKTTAIRTLSEIPTLHTDEVMTDAAASADDLTLDGLRGKTTTTVAIDFGRLTVPQAKVVLYLYGTPGQRRFLPLWEDIADGAIGALVLADTRRLDQSFEVMDLIEERGLDYAVAVNTFPTSPEYDIETLRSKLDLDARTPLVTCDTREKNSTLDALIALTAHLIARAGDESS, encoded by the coding sequence GTGTATCTGCCCGAGGACGACCACCAGCGGCTGAAGATCCTGGTGGCAGGCCCCCTCGGTATCGGGAAGACCACCGCGATCAGGACGCTGTCCGAGATCCCGACGCTGCACACCGACGAGGTGATGACCGACGCCGCCGCATCGGCGGACGACCTCACCCTCGACGGCCTGCGCGGCAAGACGACCACCACGGTCGCCATCGACTTCGGCCGCCTGACCGTGCCGCAGGCCAAGGTGGTGCTGTACCTGTACGGCACCCCCGGGCAGCGCCGCTTCCTGCCTCTGTGGGAGGACATCGCCGACGGCGCCATCGGCGCCCTCGTCCTGGCCGACACCCGCCGTCTGGACCAGTCGTTCGAGGTCATGGACCTCATCGAGGAACGCGGCCTGGACTACGCGGTCGCCGTGAACACATTCCCGACGTCGCCCGAGTACGACATCGAGACCCTGCGCTCCAAGCTCGACCTGGACGCGCGGACCCCGCTGGTGACCTGCGACACCCGGGAGAAGAACTCCACCCTGGACGCGCTCATCGCCCTGACCGCCCACCTGATAGCCCGAGCCGGAGACGAATCCTCGTGA
- a CDS encoding L-threonylcarbamoyladenylate synthase, with protein MAKYFDVHPQTPQARTISTVADSLRSGALIAYPTDSCFALGCRLGNLEGLERIRSIRRLDDRHHFTLMCENFAQLGQFVHIDNDVFRAVKAATPGSYTFILPATKEVPRRLLHPKKKTVGVRIPAHVVTRALLAELGEPLVSSTLLLPGEDEPMTQGWEIKERLDHVLDAVVDSGDCGTDPTTVVDFSGDGPEIVRRGAGDPTPFE; from the coding sequence ATGGCGAAGTACTTCGACGTGCACCCGCAGACCCCCCAGGCCCGCACCATCAGCACGGTGGCCGACAGCCTCCGCTCCGGGGCCCTCATCGCGTACCCGACCGACTCCTGTTTCGCCCTGGGCTGCCGCCTGGGCAACCTCGAGGGCCTCGAACGGATCCGGTCGATCCGGCGTCTCGACGACCGCCACCACTTCACCCTGATGTGCGAGAACTTCGCCCAGCTGGGGCAGTTCGTCCACATCGACAACGACGTCTTCCGCGCCGTCAAGGCGGCGACACCGGGCAGCTACACCTTCATCCTCCCCGCCACCAAGGAGGTCCCGCGCCGTCTGCTGCACCCGAAGAAGAAGACGGTGGGAGTCAGGATCCCCGCCCACGTCGTCACCCGGGCCCTGCTCGCCGAGCTCGGCGAGCCCCTGGTCTCCAGCACCCTGCTCCTCCCCGGTGAGGACGAGCCGATGACCCAGGGGTGGGAGATCAAGGAGCGACTCGACCACGTGCTGGACGCCGTGGTGGATTCCGGCGACTGCGGCACGGACCCGACGACGGTCGTCGACTTCTCCGGCGACGGGCCGGAGATCGTCCGGCGCGGGGCCGGCGACCCCACGCCCTTCGAGTGA
- a CDS encoding DUF6333 family protein — MTDSDFWDYPADQRVKGHGEFTITVVLPPFATGEAGFGPHDPGRARQFAEAFGTVDKVLEELESTTAADYDSVVTRADLDLIRVGCWGNVIAIADPALADNGVMCPVLEQTNTLQLRYPDALIVGSAWADCGSSHAEDVIHLPGGLTLHTEGWPTEDSPYHLSGDLPAVLRALDIDPAILPDEDIHLAQDPRSSNWSALGRLALGRSDPWGRSDLEMSAFRVRHTESATALMEEKWLFDF, encoded by the coding sequence ATGACGGACAGCGATTTCTGGGACTACCCGGCCGACCAGCGGGTCAAGGGACACGGCGAGTTCACCATCACGGTCGTGCTGCCGCCGTTCGCCACCGGCGAGGCGGGCTTTGGGCCTCACGACCCGGGCCGAGCCCGGCAGTTCGCGGAGGCGTTCGGCACCGTGGACAAGGTCCTCGAGGAGCTGGAGTCCACCACGGCAGCGGACTACGACTCCGTGGTGACCCGGGCCGATCTGGACCTGATCAGGGTCGGCTGCTGGGGCAACGTCATCGCGATAGCCGACCCGGCGCTGGCCGACAACGGCGTGATGTGCCCGGTGCTGGAGCAGACCAACACCCTCCAACTCCGGTACCCCGACGCCCTGATCGTCGGATCGGCCTGGGCCGACTGCGGATCGAGCCACGCCGAGGACGTCATCCACCTGCCCGGCGGGCTTACGCTGCACACCGAAGGCTGGCCCACCGAGGACAGCCCCTACCACCTCTCCGGCGACCTCCCCGCAGTGCTGCGCGCCCTCGACATCGACCCGGCGATCCTCCCCGACGAGGACATTCACCTGGCCCAGGACCCCCGCAGCTCGAACTGGTCGGCCCTGGGCCGCCTCGCCCTCGGCCGGAGCGACCCATGGGGCCGCTCCGACCTCGAGATGTCCGCCTTCCGGGTCCGGCACACCGAGAGCGCCACGGCCCTGATGGAGGAGAAGTGGCTGTTCGACTTCTAG
- a CDS encoding polyprenyl synthetase family protein has protein sequence MTVLDHKRLGPPALDVIPHPAALDLSAVRRDVDAALATFLEAKEQSAPGPELPPLIAQLRTFLTGGKRLRPLLCVCGWYAGGGEGDPSPAIRAAAGLELFQAFALIHDDVMDASDARRGRPSAHRALASAYTANGGPADRAEEHGLGAAVLLGDLALIWSDELLHGASLTVRSPEQVLPLLDEMRGEVLYGQYLDLQTTGRLSDDVDTAARVIRYKTAKYTVERPLHIGAALAGATPGVRPVLSAFALPLGEAFQLRDDLLGVFGDPRETGKSVLDDLRAGKATVLMALAVQRASRREMRSLRARFGRRNLNERDADVVRAILESTGARQTVEDMIRTRRDEALTALDHTPFPAAAVAALRDIAGSATARHA, from the coding sequence GTGACCGTTCTTGACCACAAGAGGCTCGGACCGCCTGCGCTCGACGTCATACCCCATCCCGCCGCACTGGACCTCTCGGCCGTGCGGCGGGATGTCGACGCAGCGCTGGCCACGTTCCTGGAAGCCAAGGAACAGTCCGCGCCCGGGCCGGAACTGCCACCCCTCATAGCCCAGCTCCGCACCTTCCTGACGGGGGGAAAGCGCCTTCGCCCCCTGCTGTGCGTGTGCGGCTGGTACGCCGGAGGCGGGGAGGGCGACCCCTCCCCGGCGATCCGCGCGGCGGCCGGCCTCGAACTCTTCCAGGCGTTCGCCCTCATCCACGACGACGTGATGGACGCCAGCGACGCCCGTCGAGGCCGGCCCTCCGCCCACCGCGCGCTGGCCTCCGCCTACACCGCCAACGGCGGCCCGGCCGACCGGGCCGAGGAACACGGTCTGGGCGCCGCCGTGCTCCTCGGGGACCTGGCGCTGATCTGGTCCGACGAACTCCTGCACGGAGCGAGCCTGACGGTCCGCAGCCCCGAGCAGGTCCTGCCGCTCCTGGACGAGATGCGCGGCGAGGTGCTCTACGGCCAGTACCTGGACCTGCAGACCACCGGCCGGCTGTCCGACGACGTCGACACCGCGGCTCGGGTCATCCGGTACAAGACGGCGAAGTACACCGTCGAGCGGCCCCTGCACATCGGCGCAGCACTGGCCGGCGCCACCCCGGGGGTCCGTCCGGTCCTGAGCGCGTTCGCGCTGCCGCTCGGCGAGGCCTTCCAACTCCGCGACGACCTGCTCGGAGTCTTCGGCGATCCCCGGGAAACGGGAAAGTCGGTGCTGGACGACCTACGCGCGGGCAAGGCCACGGTCCTCATGGCCCTCGCGGTCCAGCGGGCCTCACGCCGCGAGATGCGGTCGCTGCGCGCACGGTTCGGCAGACGCAACCTCAACGAGCGGGACGCCGACGTGGTCCGGGCCATCCTCGAGAGCACCGGAGCCCGGCAGACCGTCGAAGACATGATCCGGACCCGGCGGGACGAAGCCCTGACGGCCCTCGACCACACCCCCTTCCCGGCCGCCGCCGTCGCGGCGCTGCGGGACATCGCCGGATCCGCAACCGCGAGGCACGCATGA
- a CDS encoding sensor histidine kinase yields MTSIPETAAVVLGATTAAGAVATALLARSRRALLAQRAVQSEALSVADTRGQELRGELQQLREHLQQLGDELQHLVADRLPGLALNLVSSHHPVPGLKHEALAGTGFAALNEAVLGHYSDTVAKERRRIDASARAALRGACQDIQALSYRLQTQVESLQSDFDDPRLLDSLFKVDHLNEQAIRLVQKAAIVCGAWPGHVRPDTYVVEIVSGASSRLHGYERIKISSRLLDANLAVVGRAAEPIAVALTELMANALEHSRDDLAVEASVIQTGSGSVCVTIDDAGTGMSAEAAGRGVRLVSGEDQQHMPLTELGDPPALGFAAIGRLVADHGFQVSIDQVSPYNGVRAVLTIPAHLLTTIDERHEPISAMAPLPAAPPAAPQWPTPAAPDEAPDAAPDEAPGDGSALPQRRRRARTEPARSDAPVIESRELNPEKARDTWSQFQEGIAAGLAPTDSKEAQ; encoded by the coding sequence TTGACCTCGATTCCCGAGACCGCCGCAGTGGTGCTCGGCGCCACGACCGCTGCCGGCGCCGTAGCCACGGCGCTGCTGGCGCGTTCGCGTCGCGCCCTGCTCGCGCAAAGAGCTGTGCAGTCCGAGGCGCTGAGTGTGGCCGATACGCGCGGGCAGGAGCTCCGTGGCGAACTCCAGCAGCTCCGCGAACACCTCCAGCAGCTCGGCGACGAGCTCCAGCATCTCGTCGCCGACCGTCTCCCCGGCCTGGCGCTGAACCTGGTCAGCTCGCATCACCCGGTTCCCGGCCTGAAGCACGAGGCCCTCGCCGGGACCGGGTTCGCCGCTCTGAACGAAGCCGTTCTCGGCCACTACTCGGACACCGTGGCCAAGGAGCGCCGGCGGATCGACGCCTCCGCCCGCGCAGCGCTCCGTGGTGCCTGCCAGGACATTCAGGCTCTGTCGTACCGGCTGCAGACCCAGGTCGAGAGCCTGCAGAGCGACTTCGACGACCCGCGTCTGCTGGACAGCCTGTTCAAGGTCGACCACCTCAACGAGCAGGCCATCCGTCTGGTCCAGAAGGCCGCGATCGTCTGCGGAGCCTGGCCCGGGCACGTGCGTCCGGACACCTACGTGGTCGAGATCGTCAGCGGGGCGTCGTCCCGGCTCCACGGCTACGAACGCATCAAGATCAGTTCCCGGCTGCTCGACGCGAACCTCGCGGTCGTCGGTCGCGCCGCGGAGCCCATCGCCGTCGCCCTCACCGAGCTCATGGCCAACGCTCTGGAGCACTCCCGCGACGACCTCGCGGTGGAGGCCAGCGTGATCCAGACCGGCAGCGGCAGCGTCTGCGTCACCATCGACGACGCGGGCACGGGCATGAGTGCGGAGGCCGCCGGCCGCGGCGTCCGCCTGGTATCGGGTGAGGACCAGCAGCACATGCCCCTCACCGAGCTCGGCGATCCGCCGGCTCTCGGTTTCGCGGCCATCGGCCGACTCGTCGCCGACCACGGCTTCCAGGTCTCGATCGACCAGGTCTCCCCGTACAACGGGGTCCGTGCGGTCCTCACCATCCCTGCGCACCTGTTGACCACGATCGACGAGAGGCACGAACCGATCTCGGCGATGGCTCCGCTGCCCGCCGCACCCCCCGCGGCCCCCCAGTGGCCGACGCCGGCCGCCCCGGACGAGGCGCCGGACGCGGCGCCGGACGAGGCACCGGGCGACGGCAGCGCCCTGCCCCAGCGCCGTCGCCGCGCTCGCACGGAGCCCGCCCGCAGTGATGCGCCCGTCATCGAGTCCCGGGAGTTGAACCCAGAGAAGGCTCGTGACACCTGGAGCCAGTTCCAGGAGGGAATCGCCGCTGGTCTCGCCCCCACCGACTCGAAGGAAGCACAGTGA
- a CDS encoding chitosanase, whose protein sequence is MPAPATDPGGPVDQGEISALAGPSAAAPPSPSPSASGSGTADPSAAAAAAALSASPALDSPRMKEIAQQLVSSAENSSLDWQAQYKYIEDIQDGRGYTGGIIGFTSATNDMLQLVRHYQTLNPGNRLVRYLPALQQVDGTDSHEGLDPTFTEDWRAAAQDPAFQRAQDEERDRVYFTPAVRQAKADGLHALGQFAYYDALVMHGPGTGPRSFGGIRAAALAKALPPSQGGDETAYLTAFLNARRSVMAAAQHDTDRVDSVQAAFLRAGNLTLATPLRWTIHGDSYTIAR, encoded by the coding sequence GTGCCGGCCCCCGCCACCGACCCCGGTGGGCCCGTGGACCAGGGCGAGATCTCCGCCCTGGCGGGCCCGAGCGCCGCCGCCCCGCCGTCGCCGAGCCCGTCCGCCTCGGGCAGCGGCACCGCCGACCCCTCGGCCGCAGCCGCCGCGGCCGCGCTGAGCGCGAGCCCGGCCCTGGACAGCCCGCGGATGAAGGAGATCGCACAGCAGCTGGTCTCCAGCGCGGAGAACTCCTCGCTCGACTGGCAGGCCCAGTACAAGTACATCGAGGACATCCAGGACGGCCGCGGCTACACCGGCGGCATCATCGGCTTCACCTCGGCCACCAACGACATGCTCCAGCTGGTCAGGCACTACCAGACGCTCAACCCCGGCAACCGCCTGGTCCGCTACCTGCCCGCGCTGCAGCAGGTGGACGGCACCGACTCGCACGAGGGACTCGACCCGACGTTCACCGAGGACTGGCGGGCCGCCGCCCAGGACCCCGCCTTCCAGCGGGCCCAGGACGAGGAACGCGACCGCGTCTACTTCACCCCGGCGGTCCGCCAGGCCAAGGCGGACGGTCTGCACGCGCTCGGCCAGTTCGCCTACTACGACGCGCTGGTGATGCACGGCCCCGGCACCGGACCGCGGAGCTTCGGCGGGATCCGCGCGGCTGCTCTGGCCAAGGCCCTGCCACCGTCCCAGGGCGGCGACGAGACCGCCTACCTGACCGCCTTCCTGAACGCCCGCCGGTCGGTCATGGCCGCCGCGCAGCACGACACCGACCGGGTGGACTCCGTCCAGGCGGCCTTCCTGCGGGCCGGCAACCTCACCCTGGCCACCCCGCTGCGCTGGACCATCCACGGCGACTCGTACACCATCGCGCGCTGA
- a CDS encoding cytochrome P450, translated as MTADATTPPHAPGRLPVVGHVMPLLRDRLAFMQQLRGHGDVVQIRVGPRPVFVVNSPELIWEMLTAQAANFSKGRLFDKLRLFGGSPLPIAEGQQHLQRRRLMQPAFHRERINSYIDTMSTTAEAALQTWGHGAQLDVLNEMQLMTQGVVMSVLFSSNPDRDPAQAIMNSVDTVFQAAIRRAVSPVSAWERMPLPGNHKLRAANTLLRRTVSDIVTARRTAPEAHDDIVSLLLEARDEDGRPLDDDEILSEITALLAAGSETTAVTMAWLFHELGRNPDIEERLHQEVDTVLAGDRPTADHLPRLGYTRRLVTETLRLHNPGWIVTRQATVPVRLGTALVPAGADLVWSPYALHRDPELYRDPLRFDPDRWLPERPQPPRGAYIPFGAGKRMCIGDGFTWAEATVLAALVASRWTLRPAPGTTVRPVPAITVHPSGLHMIVEARGHAAAREAA; from the coding sequence GTGACCGCCGACGCAACGACCCCACCGCACGCACCAGGGCGCCTGCCCGTCGTCGGACACGTGATGCCGCTGCTCCGGGACCGGCTGGCGTTCATGCAACAGCTGCGCGGCCACGGCGACGTGGTGCAGATCAGGGTCGGCCCGCGGCCGGTGTTCGTCGTCAACTCGCCCGAGCTCATCTGGGAGATGCTCACCGCCCAGGCCGCGAACTTCAGCAAGGGCCGGCTCTTCGACAAGCTCCGGCTGTTCGGCGGATCACCGCTGCCGATCGCCGAAGGACAGCAGCACCTGCAACGCCGCCGCCTGATGCAGCCGGCCTTCCACCGCGAGCGCATCAACTCCTACATCGACACGATGAGCACCACCGCGGAGGCCGCACTCCAAACCTGGGGTCACGGGGCACAACTCGACGTGCTGAACGAGATGCAGCTCATGACCCAGGGCGTCGTCATGTCGGTGCTGTTCTCCTCCAACCCCGACCGCGACCCGGCGCAAGCCATCATGAACAGCGTCGACACCGTCTTCCAGGCCGCCATCCGGCGCGCCGTCTCGCCCGTCTCCGCCTGGGAGAGGATGCCCCTCCCGGGCAACCACAAGCTCCGGGCCGCGAACACGCTGCTGCGCCGGACGGTCAGCGACATCGTCACCGCCCGCCGCACGGCCCCCGAAGCCCACGACGACATCGTCTCCCTGCTCCTCGAAGCCCGCGACGAGGACGGCCGGCCCCTGGACGACGACGAGATCCTGTCCGAAATCACCGCCCTGCTGGCGGCCGGCTCCGAAACCACCGCGGTCACCATGGCGTGGCTCTTCCACGAACTGGGCCGTAACCCCGACATCGAGGAACGGCTGCACCAGGAGGTCGACACCGTCCTGGCCGGCGACCGGCCCACCGCCGACCACCTTCCCCGGCTCGGTTACACACGCAGACTCGTCACCGAGACACTGCGCCTGCACAACCCGGGCTGGATCGTGACCCGCCAGGCCACCGTCCCGGTGCGGCTCGGCACGGCACTCGTGCCCGCCGGGGCCGACCTGGTGTGGAGCCCGTACGCACTGCACCGAGACCCGGAGCTGTACCGCGACCCACTGCGGTTCGACCCGGACCGCTGGCTTCCCGAGCGACCTCAGCCTCCCCGGGGTGCGTACATCCCCTTCGGCGCCGGAAAGCGCATGTGCATCGGCGACGGCTTCACCTGGGCCGAGGCAACGGTCCTGGCCGCCCTCGTCGCCTCCCGCTGGACACTGCGGCCCGCACCCGGCACCACCGTCCGGCCCGTACCCGCGATCACCGTCCACCCCTCGGGCCTCCACATGATCGTCGAGGCCAGAGGGCATGCAGCGGCACGGGAGGCAGCGTGA